ACGGGCCAGCGGGCGGTCAGCTGACGAGGTCGGCGACCATCGAGGAGACGTACGCCAGTTCGTCCTCGTTGACTCCGTGACCCATTCCCTCGTAGATGCGTTCCTCCACGTCCCCGTTCAGGCGCTCGAAGACGGCGGTCGTGACGTGGACGCGCTCTTCGGGGATGTGCGGGTCGACGTCGCTACAGCCGATGAACACCGGCGTCTCCTCGATGTCGCCCTCGTACTCGCTCTCGTCGATGGTCTCACCGATGAGACCGCCGCTGAGGGCAACGAGACCGCCGTAGCGGCGCGGATTGCGAGCGACGAACTCGCTGGCGAGACACGCCCCCTGAGAGAAGCCCAGGACGAGCACGCGGTCAGCCGGAATCCCGGCTTCTTCGGCCTGGGTGATGGCGTCCTCGATAGCCTGCAACCCGGACGTCCGGCCGGGTTCGTTCTGCTCGACTGGCGAGAGGAAGGAGTTCGGATACCAGGTGTTGCGCGCGGCCTGGGGCGCGAGCACCGCCAGCCCGTCCTGCTGGAACTCGGCCCCCATCTGGACGATGCTTCGGGCGGTCGCGCCACGGCCGTGGACCAGGACCGCCGCCGCGCTCGCCTCTGACAGCGCGGTCCCCGCAGTCACGAGCTGTTGGCCCTGGTGCGGGCCGCTCATCGCTGCCCTCCCCGGCCCCGTCCGGTCGTGTCCGCGTCGGTTCCCGTTCGTCCGGCACCTGCCGCCAGCCGCCGTGTCGCGTGCATACCCCAGGTAGCGCGCGGAGATACTTGACTTGGCACATCGGTCAGTAGACCGAAACGTCGCCTCAGCTCCGCAGTCGGAGTTCGATGTCGTCGCCGTCTCGGACCGCGAGTCCGGCGTCGGTTTCGGAGACGGCGTAGTCCGACCGGCGGAGACGCTCGGCTGCCGTGTCGAGGGCCGCGTCGTCGGGGAGTCGCATCTCGAACCACGCCAGTCCCTGTCCCCGGTTGGGCGTGGACCGGCCCTGCCAAACGTTGGCCCCGACGTGGTGGTGGTACTCGCCGGCCGCCAGGAACACCGCGCCGTCGTACGTGGCCCTGACCCGCAGTCCGAGCGCGTCGGCGTAGAACGACCGGGCGGCCGCCA
Above is a window of Haloarcula sp. DT43 DNA encoding:
- a CDS encoding alpha/beta hydrolase, with protein sequence MSGPHQGQQLVTAGTALSEASAAAVLVHGRGATARSIVQMGAEFQQDGLAVLAPQAARNTWYPNSFLSPVEQNEPGRTSGLQAIEDAITQAEEAGIPADRVLVLGFSQGACLASEFVARNPRRYGGLVALSGGLIGETIDESEYEGDIEETPVFIGCSDVDPHIPEERVHVTTAVFERLNGDVEERIYEGMGHGVNEDELAYVSSMVADLVS